A single genomic interval of Mesoplodon densirostris isolate mMesDen1 chromosome 8, mMesDen1 primary haplotype, whole genome shotgun sequence harbors:
- the DUSP28 gene encoding dual specificity phosphatase 28, which produces MDAEGAGRRGAAKAAPPPFVRVTPSLFLGSAKAAAAPQLLARAGITLCVNVSRQQPGPRAPGVTELRVPVFDDPAEDLLAHLEPTCAAMEAALRAGGACLVYCKNGRSRSAAVCTAYLMRHRGLTREQAFQTVKSARPVAEPNPGFWSQLQKYEEALQSWSRLPGEP; this is translated from the exons ATGGACGCGGAAGGAGCCGGACGCCGCGGGGCCGCCAAGGCAGCCCCGCCGCCATTCGTGCGCGTCACCCCCTCGCTCTTCCTCGGGAGCGCGAAGGCCGCGGCCGCCCCGCAGCTGCTGGCGCGCGCGGGCATCACCCTGTGCGTCAACGTTTCgcgccagcagcccggcccccgcGCACCCGGCGTGACGGAGCTGCGCGTGCCCGTATTCGACGACCCGGCTGAGGATCTGCTGGCGCACCTGGAGCCTACCTGTGCCGCCATGGAAGCCGCGTTGCGCGCCGGTGGTGCCTGCCTCGTCTACTGCAAGAACGGCCGCAGCCGCTCGGCCGCCGTCTGCACCGCCTACCTCATGCGTCATCGCGGCCTCACGCGGGAGCAGGCCTTCCAG ACTGTGAAGAGCGCCCGCCCGGTGGCCGAGCCCAACCCGGGCTTCTGGTCCCAGCTTCAGAAGTACGAGGAGGCCCTGCAGTCGTGGTCCCGCCTGCCCGGGGAGCCCTAG